The following coding sequences are from one Polyodon spathula isolate WHYD16114869_AA chromosome 7, ASM1765450v1, whole genome shotgun sequence window:
- the LOC121319047 gene encoding carboxypeptidase A1-like, producing MKGLVFLSVFLVAVYSQKLFIGDQVLRIKAENDEQISILQSLETQEHLQLDFWLHPANPEFPVDIRIPFSNVQAVKVLLESNNIQYSVLIDDVQAVLDEEQHELEVNQKRERLTKSFNFGAYHKLETIYGWMDTLVTQYPNLVSKINIGSTYEGRPMYVLKFSTGGNKRPGIWIDTGIHSREWVTQATGVWTANKIATDYGRDSSITTLLNSMDVFLLILANPDGYAFTHSNNRMWRKTRSKTSGSCIGVDPNRNWNAGFSGPGASNNPCSDSYHGPYAQSEVEVNNIVTFIQQHGQIKSFISVHSYSQLLMVPYGYTCDKPADYQELENVGKSAASALKSLYGTSYQVGNICDVIYPASGGSIDWSYDYGIKYSFAFELRDTGRYGFILPANQIIPTAQETWLGLMHIMQYVQAHPY from the exons ATGAAGGGGCTTGTGTTTCTAAGTGTCTTCCTTGTGGCAGTCTATAGCCAGAAACTGTTCATTGG AGACCAAGTACTCAGGATCAAAGCAGAAAATGATGAACAGATTAGCATTCTGCAATCCTTGGAAACACAAGAACATCTGCAG CTGGATTTCTGGCTTCACCCTGCAAACCCAGAGTTTCCAGTAGATATTCGGATTCCTTTTTCCAATGTGCAAGCTGTCAAAGTCTTGTTGGAGTCCAACAATATCCAATATTCTGTCTTGATTGATGATGTGCAG GCGGTATTAGATGAAGAGCAACATGAGCTGGAAGTTAACCAAAAAAGGGAACGCCTCACAAAGAGCTTTAACTTTGGAGCCTATCACAAGCTGGAGACG ATCTATGGATGGATGGATACCCTTGTCACTCAATATCCTAACCTTGTCTCCAAAATCAATATTGGATCAACATATGAAGGTCGCCCTATGTATGTTCTTAAG tttagcaCTGGAGGAAATAAACGCCCAGGCATTTGGATTGATACTGGTATTCACTCACGTGAATGGGTGACTCAGGCTACTGGAGTCTGGACAGCAAATAAg atagcTACTGACTATGGGAGGGATTCCTCCATCACAACTCTTCTGAATAGCATGGATGTTTTCTTACTGATTTTGGCCAACCCAGATGGTTATGCATTCACTCACTCCAAT AACCGTATGTGGCGTAAAACACGTTCCAAGACTTCCGGAAGCTGCATTGGAGTCGATCCAAACAGAAACTGGAATGCTGGTTTTTCTG GTCCTGGAGCCAGTAACAACCCCTGCTCTGATTCCTACCATGGCCCCTATGCTCAGTCTGAAGTTGAGGTGAACAACATTGTGACTTTCATCCAGCAGCATGGCCAGATCAAGTCTTTCATCAGTGTCCACAGCTACTCTCAACTCCTCATGGTCCCCTATGGATACACATGCGACAAACCTGCTGACTACCAAGAACTG gagaacGTTGGAAAATCAGCAGCAAGTGCCTTGAAATCTCTGTATGGAACCAGCTACCAGGTTGGAAACATCTGTGACGTTATCT ATCCAGCGAGTGGAGGCAGCATTGACTGGTCTTACGACTATGGCATCAAGTACTCGTTTGCTTTTGAGCTGCGTGACACGGGCCGATACGGTTTCATCCTGCCAGCCAATCAAATCATTCCTACAGCTCAGGAAACCTGGCTCGGCCTTATGCATATCATGCAATATGTACAGGCTCACCCATATTAA